Genomic DNA from Niallia circulans:
TGTGTATACCTTTTCTCTGCTTGAGCCTTGCAGCCTTTCTTTCACTTGCTCCTCTAAAAACACAGAGGTACATGTGATAATATTGGCCTTATTGATAATTGTGCTCTCGCCACTATGAATGATCTTATGCTTGAGCATCGATACTGCTGATTTACTGCCATTAATGGACTCAGCCCATAAATCACTGCAGTCATATATAATCTTGTTCCAAGGAAACATGTTTGCCAAGTTTGGAAATGCGGGGTATGTGTACCATAGCTTAATCTCATACATATCCTCTTTATCCTTTAAATACGCAATAAGTGAAGCTAGTTTATTTTTATAGAAGATCGAAATAAACCGACTGAAACGTAATAGTTTACTTTCTCCTAGGTCAGCAATTTTCCATTGTCTAATACCATTTTCCAACAACTTCTCAGCATTACTGTCCAGTGATTTCCCAGGACATAACCAAATTACTTCATGTGTATCCTCTTGTTTTTGTAAATATTCTGCCAAACGATGTCTTCTATAGCGCAATTGGTCATTTTCCCATTCTCCAGTTGCTACTAGTACATGAATTGATTTCATCCTGACCACCTTACATTCTTTTTCTTATCGCATGGTAGGCATAATGCGAAAAACACCATGCTGCTTTAGCAAGATTAAGTCTCTCAATTTCCCGATAGACAAACCATGTCTTTTGAGCTGACTTCCACTTATTATTTGAGATAGAGTCATTGCCAACTCGGTATTCTGCAAGTATCTCAGTCATTCCATAAGCGTTATGCCCTTTTTTTAAGATGCTAAGCCATGTTGCCAAGTCCTGCCGGGTCCGTATATTCGGCATTTGGAATGGTCCAACAATGCTTCGATCAACTATAACTGTTAGACAGCCTACGATTGTATTTTTCAGCATATCTTGATAGGAGATGACCTTTGGAGCATGGACCCACTTCTTAAGTGATTCTCCATCTCTTGATATATATTCATAGGAAGAGAATGTAAAAGCATAGCTGTTCTCCTGCATAAAACCAAGCTGCAACTCAAGCTTATTTGGCTTCCACCTGTCATCACTGTCTAAAAAGGCAATATATCTTCCAGAAGCATTATCTATCGCCATATTTCGTGCCATGGCTGCCCCGCCATTTTCTTTTCTGTGCTTCACTTGTATCCGTTTATCTGCTTGTTCCCACTCAGCCAAAAGCGCTTGAGTTCCATCTGTTGAGCAATCATCAACAATAATCAGCTCCCAATTGGAGTAAGTCTGACTCATCACAGACTGAATACTATCAGAAATAAAACCCTTGCTATTGTAAGACGGCATAATTATTGAAACCAATTCTTTCACAATGACACCTCATTATTTAGAATGTGCTCGGATGAATTCTGGGGTAATTAGGATTAGGACACTAGCAAGAATTCCTAATAACGCACCTAAAACAACTCTATCCTTTACAGAAGCCTCTTTGATCTGCCCCTTTAAATAAGCTTCCTTTATTAACATAGCTGGTTCTAAGCCAAGCTTTTCTGTTTTCAATTCATACAGAAACCGCTCTTGGTCAACAATCGCATCACTGCTCGCATTTGCTGCCTCTAATGCCTGTATACTTGATTCAATTATTTCGCTTTTTTCCTCATAGGCGGACTTATCTAGCTTCATAATTGCATTCTCAATTTCAGAAAGTTTATCTACCGATTGTTCATCATTCCCCGTTATGTTCAACACAACCAATTTACTTGGGGTAACAGAGACAGTCAGCTCTTCCGTGATGCCTTCCTCCCACACATCTGGCAGAATGTTTTTAAATGATGTTTCATTTGATAACAAGGAAACAAGCTGATCGGCATTAGTTAAATAGCTGTTTTCATAGTTTCCTAGTTTAATTATCGCTTCTGAACTATATTCCGACTGCCCGTTGTTGTTACCTATAGGCATAAACCAGCCGATAATTGGCATTGCTAGGCATATAATTAAAATTGCCCATCCAAATTTTTTCAATCTGCCAACAATTCGTTTCAAACTATCTTTCATGAATTCCAATCCCCTTATCCACGGTGTTAAGTCTGTTTTTAAATACTGACAAAACGGAAATGATAAAGCCCATCAATACCCAATGAAAATACAAATTACTGATTGTACTCGGGCTGATACTAGATGCCAAAAATGCTGCCAGTCCGACCATGCTTGCCTCTAAAAGCATTTTATAAGCACGTCCGTTAGCCTTTCTGTAGATCCTGTACAATTGGATAAATAACGAAAGGATTAACCCGATATAACCGAGAAGAATAAAGATCCCAAAGTTGCCAGCTATTTCGGCCAGCCAGTTATGCACTTGCAATACACCGCCTGTTGAAAAGGCTGAATGATGCTTTAAATAATAAGAAATATTTCCTGCTCCCACGCCCAATCCAAAAGTATCAACGATATACTGAAGGGTGTTTCGCAGCAAATTTATTCTCGCTAAGTTGGAGGGCATTGTTTCAGTTGCACCATAATAGCTTGCTTGTGTGAAAGCCAGCTGGAGTTTGTCTAATATTCTTCCAGAGAGTAAAACAATAGCAATCCCTGCTACAGAGACAGAACCTATTAAAAGCAGCTTTTTCACTTTGTCACTTACCAGCAGGAAGACATATAAGCACAGCCCAATAATGACTGCAAGTATGCCTGCGCGTGACTCCGTCAAGTAGATGACATAAAGGGTTAAAATACTCAAAAAAAGCGCAGGTATCCGTACCTTTAAACTACTGCTGTTTTTGGCTGCTGCCACATAGAAAAAGAAGGTAATGCTTAAAAACGTGGCAAAATCATTCTGGTTCGTAAACACAGCGGTTGGAAAGCCATTTCTATATTCACCAGCACCATAAAGACTCGAGCTCGGCAGTTGAATACGAAGGAAATGGTTCATTAAACCAAGCACCAACAAAAAGATGGTCATTCCCATCCAAATTCCGTAAAAGATTAATAGACGGGATATTCGTGTAAATATAACATTAGCCAAGTATACGAATAACACCCCCATCCACATGAGAGACATATACTTGAAGTTATCAATAATTGATTTCGACCAAAGCATTGATACAGTGCCATACGCAAGCCAAATAGCTAAAAACAGCCAAATACCTTTAACAGAAATTCTATTAAAATCTGCTTTAAGACCTTTCTCTGAGAGTGTATACAGGAAATAAGTGGCTACTGCGGCAATGAGTAAAATTCTGTACAGAAATAAACTAAAAAAACCAATGTTGACGCTTAAAATAGACTGATTCAAAAAGGTAGTAACGAGGGTTGCATATACTGCCCCCCTCGCCATATCCTCCAAGCCAAACGTCGATTTTAAATATAAAAAAAGGAGCAGCCCCCCTAAGCTCACAAGCAGAAGAAGCGCAAGCCTCATATCGGCTTCCCTCATCGCATAAAGAAGGGGGAGTAACACCATGACAACGATTAGCGCTCCAATTGTCTGGCGGACTAGTTGCTTGCTTTCCATTTACTGTTCAGACCCTTTCTTTCCGTTAGTCAATTTGTGCCTTGGAGCAGACTTCTCGTAAAAGCTAACGTATCCTTCAAACCATCCTCCAGGCTTGTTTGCGGGGCCCAATCTAATAGTTCTAACGTTTTTTCATTACATAAGGTACTATGCAAAATATCCCCAGGTCTCGCATCCTTGTGCTCTGCCTTTAATTGCATATCACCTGCTCTTACCATTGTCTCCCATAACGCATTGACTGTGATTTGCGTCTGAGTTGAAATATTTACACATATATTGCCTTGAGCATTTAAGGCTTTAACATTTGCTTTTGCGACATCCTTTACATAAATGAAGTCCCTTGTCTGCTCTCCATCTCCAAATATAACTGGTGCTTTTCCTTCAGCTATCTTGTCAGCAAAAATAGAGACGACACCACCTTCGCCCTTTGCATCCTGTCTTGGACCGTAAACATTACTGTAACGAAGAATGCTGTATGGCAACTGGTAAAACTTATAAGCCATTTGCAAATACCTCTCCACCGTAAGCTTAGTTAACCCATACGGAGATTCTGGCATTGTCGGATGATCTGTTGTAACAGGCAAGAAAACCGGATTTCCATAGACGGCTGCAGATGATGCAAACACGAGCTTTTTAACAGACGCTTTTATAGCTGCTTTAATAACATGCAATGACCCCTTCACATTAACATTTTCATCATGCAGAATGTCATGGACTGATTCGGCAACACTCACTTGAGCTGCTTGATGGATAATGTACTCTGGTTCTAGAGAAGCAATGAAATCTATGCTGGAGGAATCGGTAATATCATATTCGTACAATCTAATTGGAAGATGGCTAATATTTCGATAATTACCTGTAGTTAAGTTATCTATCACAATCACTTCATAATTATTTGCTAACAACTCTTCTGCAATATGGGAACCAATAAATCCTGCTCCTCCTGTTATAACTACTCTGCTCATCCTTACTCCCCCTTAATGCTTTGTTAAATGACTTTGACCAAATGCCAGATTTCGATAGCGTTCTTCTAAGATTACGGCATTCCTGCCTACATGAAAGTTTTCTTGTACTGACTTAAACAAGTTTCCTTTAATAACTGAAAGATCATATTTACCTGATGTATAGTCCGTTACTCTTTCAACAATGCTGTCGACTGATTTTGGCTGGATTAGCAAATGATTGTACTCACCGAAAAGGTCAGGGACACCTCCAACTGCTGTGCAGACAACTGGTACTTTCATAGAAATTGCCTCAATAACAACAGTTGGCATTCCTTCAGAATAGGAAGGTAATGCGAATATATCACTTGCCTGTAAGAAATCTTTCACCTTATCATTACTAATTTGCCCTGGCAGAAACAACCGTTTTCCATATTGTTCATGTGCTTTCAAATCATCCCTCGCTGGACCATCTCCGACCAACACAACAGCCATATCGTCTGGCAAATGGTTGAGACTATCCACAAGCTCGTAAACTCCTTTTTCCTTCACAAGCCTGCCAATAAAGGTAATCAGCTTTTTGTCTAAAGGAAGCTGAAGCTCCTTTCTGACCTTTTCCCTCGAGATTTCCTCATATTTAAATTCAGACAGATTTATACCAATCGGCAGAACAACGCTTTTTCTTCCCGTCTTTTTCTGGGCTGCTTCAGCGAGATTTCTTCCAATAGCTACTACTTCATCAGCAGCATGAACAGAGCGCTTAAATGCACGGTTCGCACTCCTGCTGAAGGAGGGATAAACATGTACATCGCTCCCGTGCAGTGTAAGCAGCCATGGTTTTTGCAGCTCTCGTGACACGATATGGGCTGCACCTCCTGATGGCATCGCAAAATGAGCGTGTATCATATCAAATTGAATTTGCTTATCTTGGATTGTCTCCAAAACGGCCTTAGCAATTCTTTTATCAGGCTGTGCCCATCTGAGTTGCCCTGGAAGTGCTGTGTAGATTGGCCGATAAACCTCAACTCCGTTTCGCACTTCAAGGAACGGCAAACTCTTACGCTTGTATGTTTTCTTCAAAGTCCTTAAAATGGCATGATTTTGCGGTGTTGGGCAGATCACTGTTATATTTAGCCCGAGTTTTTTTAAAGCTTGAACCTGTGTCTCATGGAATACGCCATTGCCAGGCTGTTCTTTA
This window encodes:
- the tuaE gene encoding teichuronic acid biosynthesis protein TuaE — its product is MESKQLVRQTIGALIVVMVLLPLLYAMREADMRLALLLLVSLGGLLLFLYLKSTFGLEDMARGAVYATLVTTFLNQSILSVNIGFFSLFLYRILLIAAVATYFLYTLSEKGLKADFNRISVKGIWLFLAIWLAYGTVSMLWSKSIIDNFKYMSLMWMGVLFVYLANVIFTRISRLLIFYGIWMGMTIFLLVLGLMNHFLRIQLPSSSLYGAGEYRNGFPTAVFTNQNDFATFLSITFFFYVAAAKNSSSLKVRIPALFLSILTLYVIYLTESRAGILAVIIGLCLYVFLLVSDKVKKLLLIGSVSVAGIAIVLLSGRILDKLQLAFTQASYYGATETMPSNLARINLLRNTLQYIVDTFGLGVGAGNISYYLKHHSAFSTGGVLQVHNWLAEIAGNFGIFILLGYIGLILSLFIQLYRIYRKANGRAYKMLLEASMVGLAAFLASSISPSTISNLYFHWVLMGFIISVLSVFKNRLNTVDKGIGIHER
- the tuaG gene encoding teichuronic acid biosynthesis protein TuaG — translated: MPSYNSKGFISDSIQSVMSQTYSNWELIIVDDCSTDGTQALLAEWEQADKRIQVKHRKENGGAAMARNMAIDNASGRYIAFLDSDDRWKPNKLELQLGFMQENSYAFTFSSYEYISRDGESLKKWVHAPKVISYQDMLKNTIVGCLTVIVDRSIVGPFQMPNIRTRQDLATWLSILKKGHNAYGMTEILAEYRVGNDSISNNKWKSAQKTWFVYREIERLNLAKAAWCFSHYAYHAIRKRM
- the tuaC gene encoding teichuronic acid biosynthesis protein TuaC is translated as MKILWITSVYPSKEQPGNGVFHETQVQALKKLGLNITVICPTPQNHAILRTLKKTYKRKSLPFLEVRNGVEVYRPIYTALPGQLRWAQPDKRIAKAVLETIQDKQIQFDMIHAHFAMPSGGAAHIVSRELQKPWLLTLHGSDVHVYPSFSRSANRAFKRSVHAADEVVAIGRNLAEAAQKKTGRKSVVLPIGINLSEFKYEEISREKVRKELQLPLDKKLITFIGRLVKEKGVYELVDSLNHLPDDMAVVLVGDGPARDDLKAHEQYGKRLFLPGQISNDKVKDFLQASDIFALPSYSEGMPTVVIEAISMKVPVVCTAVGGVPDLFGEYNHLLIQPKSVDSIVERVTDYTSGKYDLSVIKGNLFKSVQENFHVGRNAVILEERYRNLAFGQSHLTKH
- a CDS encoding NAD-dependent epimerase/dehydratase family protein; amino-acid sequence: MSRVVITGGAGFIGSHIAEELLANNYEVIVIDNLTTGNYRNISHLPIRLYEYDITDSSSIDFIASLEPEYIIHQAAQVSVAESVHDILHDENVNVKGSLHVIKAAIKASVKKLVFASSAAVYGNPVFLPVTTDHPTMPESPYGLTKLTVERYLQMAYKFYQLPYSILRYSNVYGPRQDAKGEGGVVSIFADKIAEGKAPVIFGDGEQTRDFIYVKDVAKANVKALNAQGNICVNISTQTQITVNALWETMVRAGDMQLKAEHKDARPGDILHSTLCNEKTLELLDWAPQTSLEDGLKDTLAFTRSLLQGTN